The DNA region ACCGATGGCCCTGGAGATGCGGGAGATCTGCGAGCGCTGCGAGGTGTCGCTGACGCCGGACGGCCCGGCTTCTATATGTTCCTACGAGTGCACCTTCTGCGCG from Kitasatospora sp. NBC_00458 includes:
- a CDS encoding DUF1272 domain-containing protein; this encodes MALEMREICERCEVSLTPDGPASICSYECTFCAACTEAMAGGCPNCGGELVPRPRRKS